In the genome of Neofelis nebulosa isolate mNeoNeb1 chromosome 8, mNeoNeb1.pri, whole genome shotgun sequence, one region contains:
- the FZD8 gene encoding frizzled-8 encodes MEWGYLLEVTSLLAALALLQRSSGAAAASAKELACQEITVPLCKGIGYNYTYMPNQFNHDTQDEAGLEVHQFWPLVEIQCSPDLKFFLCSMYTPICLEDYKKPLPPCRSVCERAKAGCAPLMRQYGFAWPDRMRCDRLPEQGNPDTLCMDYNRTDLTTAAPNPPRRLPPPPPGEQPPSGSGHGRPPGARPPSRGRGGGGVDAAAPPTRGGGGGKARPPGGGSAPCEPGCQCRAPMVSVSSERHPLYNRVKTGQIANCALPCHNPFFSQDERAFTVFWIGLWSVLCFVSTFATVSTFLIDMERFKYPERPIIFLSACYLFVSVGYLVRLVAGHEKVACSGGAPGAGGTGGAGGAAAAAGAGAAGAGAGGPGGRGEYEELGAVEQHVRYETTGPALCTVVFLLVYFFGMASSIWWVILSLTWFLAAGMKWGNEAIAGYSQYFHLAAWLVPSVKSIAVLALSSVDGDPVAGICYVGNQSLDNLRGFVLAPLVIYLFIGTMFLLAGFVSLFRIRSVIKQQGGPTKTHKLEKLMIRLGLFTVLYTVPAAVVVACLFYEQHNRPRWEATHNCPCLRDLQPDQARRPDYAVFMLKYFMCLVVGITSGVWVWSGKTLESWRALCTRCCWASKGASGGAGAGAAGGGGVPGGGGGVGSGGGGVPGGGAGSLYSDVSTGLTWRSGTASSVSYPKQMPLSQV; translated from the coding sequence ATGGAGTGGGGTTACCTGTTGGAAGTGACCTCTTTGCTGGCCGCCTTGGCGCTGTTGCAGCGCTCGAGCGGTGCGGCGGCTGCCTCGGCCAAGGAGCTGGCTTGCCAAGAGATCACCGTGCCGCTGTGCAAGGGCATCGGCTACAACTACACGTACATGCCCAACCAGTTCAACCACGACACGCAGGACGAGGCGGGCCTTGAGGTGCACCAGTTCTGGCCGCTAGTAGAGATCCAGTGCTCGCCCGACCTCAAGTTCTTCCTGTGCAGCATGTACACGCCCATCTGCCTGGAGGACTACAAGAAGCCCCTGCCTCCTTGCCGCTCGGTCTGCGAGCGCGCCAAGGCCGGCTGCGCACCCCTCATGCGCCAGTACGGCTTCGCCTGGCCCGATCGCATGCGCTGCGACCGGCTGCCGGAGCAGGGCAACCCCGACACGCTGTGCATGGACTACAACCGCACCGACCTCACCACAGCCGCACCCAATCCGCCGCGCCgcctgccgccgccgcccccgggtGAGCAGCCTCCCTCCGGCAGTGGCCACGGCCGCCCGCCCGGGGCCAGGCCCCCGTCCCGCGGCAGGGGCGGTGGCGGCGTGGACGCAGCGGCGCCCCCcacgcgcggcggcggcggcgggaagGCGCGGCCCCCTGGCGGCGGCTCCGCTCCCTGCGAGCCGGGCTGCCAGTGCCGCGCGCCCATGGTGAGCGTGTCCAGCGAGCGGCACCCCCTCTACAACCGCGTCAAGACCGGCCAGATTGCCAACTGCGCGCTGCCCTGCCACAACCCCTTCTTCAGCCAGGACGAACGCGCCTTCACCGTCTTCTGGATCGGCCTGTGGTCTGTGCTGTGCTTCGTGTCCACCTTCGCCACCGTCTCCACCTTCCTCATCGACATGGAACGCTTCAAGTATCCTGAGCGGCCCATTATCTTCCTGTCGGCCTGCTACCTCTTCGTGTCCGTCGGCTACCTGGTACGCCTGGTGGCGGGCCACGAGAAGGTGGCGTGCAGCGGCGGCGCGCCCGGAGCGGGCGGTACGGGAGGCGcgggcggcgcggcggcggcagcgggcgcgggcgcggcgggcgcgggcgcgggtgGCCCTGGCGGGCGCGGCGAGTACGAAGAACTGGGCGCTGTGGAGCAGCACGTGCGCTACGAGACCACGGGCCCGGCGCTGTGCACCGTGGTCTTCTTGCTCGTGTACTTCTTCGGCATGGCCAGCTCCATCTGGTGGGTGATCCTGTCGCTCACGTGGTTCCTGGCGGCGGGCATGAAATGGGGCAATGAGGCCATCGCTGGCTACTCGCAGTACTTCCACCTGGCCGCGTGGCTCGTGCCCAGCGTCAAGTCTATCGCCGTCCTGGCGCTCAGCTCCGTGGACGGCGACCCGGTGGCCGGCATCTGCTACGTGGGCAACCAGAGCCTCGACAACCTGCGCGGCTTCGTGCTAGCGCCGCTCGTCATCTACCTCTTCATCGGCACCATGTTCCTGCTGGCCGGCTTCGTGTCGCTCTTCCGCATCCGCTCAGTCATCAAGCAGCAGGGCGGCCCCACCAAGACGCACAAACTGGAGAAGCTCATGATCCGCCTGGGTCTCTTCACCGTACTCTACACCGTGCCCGCCGCCGTCGTGGTCGCCTGCCTCTTCTATGAGCAGCACAACCGCCCGCGCTGGGAGGCCACGCACAACTGCCCGTGTCTGCGGGACCTGCAGCCAGACCAAGCGCGCCGGCCCGACTACGCCGTCTTCATGCTCAAGTACTTCATGTGCCTCGTGGTGGGCATCACCTCGGGCGTGTGGGTCTGGTCCGGCAAGACTCTCGAGTCGTGGCGCGCCCTGTGCACCCGCTGCTGCTGGGCCAGCAAGGGTGCTTCGGGGGGCGCAGGCGCTGGGGCCgccggggggggtggggtgccggGAGGTGGTGGGGGCGTGGGGTCCGGTGGGGGCGGGGTCCCGGGCGGTGGGGCGGGATCCCTCTACAGCGACGTCAGCACCGGCCTGACGTGGCGATCTGGCACGGCCAGCTCCGTGTCTTATCCAAAGCAAATGCCATTGTCCCAGGTCTga